One window of Xylocopa sonorina isolate GNS202 chromosome 9, iyXylSono1_principal, whole genome shotgun sequence genomic DNA carries:
- the LOC143427392 gene encoding tubulin beta chain — MREIAHLQAGQCGNQIGAKFWEVISDEHGIDPTGTYHGDSDLQLERINVYYNEASGGKYVPRAILVDLEPGTMDAVRSGPFGQIFRPDNFVFGQSGAGNNWAKGHYTEGAELVDSVLDVVRKEAESCDCLQGFQLTHSLGGGTGAGMGTLLISKIREEYPDRIMMTFSVVPSPKVSDTVVEPYNCTLSVHQLVENTDESYCIDNEALYDICFRTLKLTTPTYGDLNHLVSATLSGVTTCLRFPGQLNADLRKLAVNMVPFPRLHFFIPGFAPLTSRGSQQYRALTVPELTQQMFDAKNMMAACDPRHGRYLTVAAVFRGRMSMKEVDEQMLNIQNKNSSYFVEWIPSNVKTAVCDIPPRGLKMSATFIGNSTAIQELFKRVSEQFTAMFRRKAFLHWYTGEGMDEMEFTEAESNMNDLVSEYQQYQEATAEEEGEFDEEEEGEGEQP; from the exons ATGCGCGAAATCGCCCATCTGCAAGCCGGCCAATGCGGCAATCAAATAGGAGCTAAG TTTTGGGAAGTGATCTCCGACGAGCACGGTATCGATCCCACCGGTACCTATCATGGCGACTCCGATCTCCAGCTGGAACGCATAAATGTTTATTACAACGAGGCATCGGGCGGGAAATACGTACCTAGAGCGATCCTGGTCGACCTGGAGCCTGGTACAATGGACGCTGTACGCTCTGGACCGTTCGGTCAGATATTTCGACCGGACAATTTTGTTTTCGGTCAGAGCGGTGCCGGAAATAATTGGGCCAAAGGGCACTACACCGAGGGGGCTGAACTCGTCGATTCCGTTCTCGACGTCGTACGAAAAGAAGCGGAAAGCTGCGACTGTCTGCAAGGCTTTCAATTAACTCACTCGCTTGGCGGAGGGACGGGGGCTGGAATGGGGACGCTTCTCATTTCGAAGATTCGCGAAGAGTATCCGGATAGAATCATGATGACGTTCAGCGTGGTTCCTTCTCCGAAG GTGTCCGACACCGTGGTTGAACCTTACAATTGCACCCTGTCGGTTCACCAATTGGTGGAGAACACGGACGAGTCCTATTGCATCGACAACGAAGCTCTGTACGACATTTGCTTTCGCACTTTGAAATTAACCACCCCGACCTACGGTGACCTGAATCACCTGGTGAGCGCAACGCTTAGCGGTGTCACCACGTGCCTGAGATTTCCTGGACAACTGAACGCCGACCTGCGCAAACTCGCTGTAAATATGGTACCATTCCCCAGGCTGCACTTCTTTATTCCTGGTTTCGCACCCTTGACGTCCAG AGGTTCACAGCAGTACAGAGCCCTCACGGTCCCTGAACTAACGCAGCAAATGTTCGACGCGAAGAACATGATGGCTGCGTGCGATCCCCGCCATGGTCGTTACCTGACCGTGGCTGCCGTGTTCCGAGGCAGAATGTCGATGAAAGAGGTGGACGAACAAATGCTCAACATCCAGAATAAGAACAGCAGTTACTTCGTCGAATGGATACCCAGTAACGTTAAAACTGCCGTTTGCGATATCCCTCCACGTGGATTAAAAATGTCGGCAACTTTCATCGGCAATTCGACAGCGATTCAA GAACTGTTTAAAAGAGTATCCGAGCAGTTCACCGCCATGTTCAGGCGGAAAGCCTTCCTGCATTGGTACACGGGAGAGGGCATGGACGAAATGGAATTCACCGAGGCTGAAAGCAACATGAACGACCTGGTTTCTGAATACCAACAGTACCAGGAAGCCACCGCCGAGGAAGAGGGTGAATTCGACGAAGAAGAGGAGGGCGAGGGTGAACAACCGTGA
- the LOC143427402 gene encoding uncharacterized protein LOC143427402 has protein sequence MAVQFSIAIHSIHSRDLRKAKMFAMKFLVLFAGLIAASSAFLVPAAPAAVPAALTVGTYASSYNAHAINHAVAAPYIASPLVAHAAAPLAYSSLPAATLIAGRR, from the exons ATGGCAGTACAGTTCTCCATTGCTATCCACTCGATACACTCTCGAGACCTTCGAAAAGCAAAAATGTTCGCCATGAAATTCTTG GTTCTCTTCGCTGGATTGATCGCTGCCAGTTCAGCTTTTCTGGTACCAGCGGCACCAGCGGCGGTACCAGCAGCTTTGACGGTCGGAACTTACGCGTCCAGTTACAACGCGCACGCGATTAATCACGCGGTCGCTGCACCGTACATCGCCAGCCCCTTAGTCGCCCACGCCGCCGCTCCGCTCGCCTATTCCAGCCTCCCCGCCGCGACTCTGATCGCCGGCAGACGCTGA
- the LOC143427404 gene encoding uncharacterized protein LOC143427404 encodes MFKTLLFAGLLAVALAAPAPAPAPAPAPSPIGSAALITGSLSPAPLPAILPNIGAPLLYPAPLPLNYAPASPYIYKSYIL; translated from the exons ATGTTCAAGACG TTGTTGTTCGCCGGCTTGTTAGCGGTTGCCTTGGCTGCACCAGCTCCAGCTCCAGCGCCAGCTCCGGCACCGTCACCGATTGGATCGGCAGCCCTGATCACGGGATCATTATCCCCTGCTCCGTTACCAGCCATCCTCCCGAACATCGGCGCACCGCTTCTCTATCCGGCGCCTCTTCCTCTCAATTACGCGCCAGCGTCGCCCTACATCTACAAGAGTTACATCCTTTAA
- the LOC143426866 gene encoding uncharacterized protein LOC143426866 has translation MEDRTRLTNPEVDHRRESQKGDVKRRTGPVRGPSSSKQEFGDDESSTDSGCSSGGSSESAERLSRRGSSERLCRATRSPRTHCYLDRLRGRPTRSQERQSTSVQRSSERVRAKSSRSWSPRDVRDVTRTTESLSYSSSPSDAHSSTDSDSLKRSSTADTLRRALQTLKISSKWEGKENKHTKKSPKRILRSPVSYTYVRGLSGLPTQRVPRDVAQQFTMPCSCQDPVGRYR, from the coding sequence ATGGAGGACAGAACAAGGTTGACAAACCCTGAGGTGGATCATCGTAGGGAGAGCCAGAAGGGTGACGTCAAGCGAAGAACCGGCCCTGTCAGAGGCCCGAGCTCGTCGAAACAAGAGTTTGGGGATGACGAGAGCAGCACTGACAGTGGTTGTAGCAGCGGTGGCAGTTCCGAAAGCGCGGAGAGGCTGTCGCGTCGCGGAAGCAGCGAGCGATTGTGCCGTGCTACCAGATCGCCAAGGACCCATTGCTACTTGGACAGACTCCGCGGCAGACCAACTCGCTCTCAAGAGCGACAGTCCACCAGCGTTCAAAGAAGTTCCGAACGGGTACGTGCGAAATCATCCCGCTCTTGGAGTCCCAGAGATGTCAGAGATGTCACGAGGACTACCGAGTCGCTCTCTTACTCCTCCAGCCCGTCGGACGCTCACAGTAGCACCGACAGCGATTCTTTAAAAAGATCCAGCACCGCGGACACTCTTCGAAGAGCTCTACAAACTCTGAAGATATCATCCAAGTGGGAGGGTAAGGAGAACAAGCATACGAAAAAGAGTCCGAAAAGAATTCTACGCAGCCCTGTCTCCTACACCTACGTGAGGGGCCTCTCAGGTTTACCGACGCAGAGGGTCCCGAGGGACGTGGCCCAACAATTCACGATGCCCTGTTCGTGTCAAGATCCCGTCGGTCGTTATCGATAG